One genomic window of Candidatus Melainabacteria bacterium includes the following:
- a CDS encoding GNAT family N-acetyltransferase has translation MKRARSPIYRRIPILRDLNISIMRTSDSFEPNQVNKLADELTNSALYAAAIEPMHGAAQVVDHLATTQLDQKVTDLSKNFGIEAPKPATEGSAHWYAQQFGGALGTVIPFMLVHGRVQHAAGSSLNKTLEKAALASEQGHIAQTAGLNAAMLGTSGFIYGSILKPSDAAHSGQGNFYQDRLVNGATDALMFSAIGLSHSFMESGLGSARKFLDNSSLPLALKQPAMGALESRVLPGVISGMPIGVANAEVSAWKEGRSASAEETKSNAILMGTLGGAFSWLTPASSFKAAPKNESAFPPESNRTLAGGDVKSATGEASFSVSPPAAEHSSKAESTAQAKLKGLFGDKGGDWIEYASPFIGAENALKVLPEPTPGNDGLARYFVNQVQNISESQEIFQLKEIGKNWSQVDKADRALPINDLYFKMKTGMNVSDYTANPAKAVSLTPLDANHPNFAVMEASIGKAKVGSVVFHLEPPFLHIGNIQVEEGFKRLGIGTQIISKLEQASDPRITKVSLEVSSTNTAARNLYSKLGFEFVNETGDGWSTLAKPIDRQSQSAPPKADSDVFELLQNGPLKVTRDFTKKDTIKMDSETSGSDPVPNSAGAESRPVLGGFTEDELGRVRQVFIREHRPLEAKAAKFHSMTNFDTVFPQTATRPVDNINPQVLSYFPWETKQLDVQERIGKSIKERTADGTLKRLNIDVLQSDLLQDAIAERAIIGDQDAHLGNFSVTKQHGKVAVGTLDIEENDGAFGSHTIPIIRSPLPDNAIAPSTLAKVNQLVDKLETREGMNQLRDLGLNQREAEALLRRAQFLSQYKRFPGSIAEVTQDPKLPPPLIDWLANDPDAMVRESLARNIRSNPEVLARLASDENTWVKSAALENLAQSARS, from the coding sequence ATGAAGCGCGCCAGAAGCCCAATTTATCGGCGTATTCCGATTCTAAGAGACCTGAACATATCAATTATGCGAACCTCTGACTCATTCGAGCCAAATCAGGTAAACAAACTAGCTGACGAGCTAACCAATAGCGCCCTGTATGCCGCTGCCATCGAACCTATGCACGGAGCGGCTCAAGTAGTCGACCATCTAGCGACCACGCAGCTCGATCAAAAAGTGACCGACCTATCCAAGAATTTTGGAATCGAGGCGCCGAAACCAGCAACTGAAGGATCAGCGCACTGGTACGCCCAGCAATTCGGTGGAGCGCTCGGCACAGTCATCCCGTTTATGCTCGTTCATGGTCGTGTCCAACATGCAGCTGGCAGCTCACTTAATAAGACGCTCGAAAAAGCAGCGTTAGCATCTGAACAGGGTCATATTGCTCAAACAGCAGGGCTTAACGCAGCAATGCTCGGCACCTCCGGGTTTATCTACGGGTCGATTCTGAAGCCTTCAGATGCAGCCCATTCAGGTCAGGGGAATTTCTACCAGGACCGATTGGTCAATGGCGCTACAGACGCTTTAATGTTTAGTGCAATCGGGCTAAGTCATTCCTTCATGGAAAGCGGTCTCGGCTCGGCTCGCAAATTCTTGGACAATTCTTCGCTCCCGCTAGCGCTCAAACAACCAGCAATGGGTGCTCTCGAAAGTAGAGTTTTGCCGGGCGTCATTTCGGGAATGCCAATCGGCGTTGCAAATGCCGAGGTTTCAGCATGGAAGGAAGGACGTTCTGCGAGCGCCGAAGAGACCAAAAGTAACGCAATTTTGATGGGAACACTCGGCGGTGCCTTTTCATGGCTTACGCCTGCCAGCTCATTCAAGGCAGCGCCCAAGAACGAATCTGCGTTTCCACCAGAAAGCAACAGAACACTTGCCGGCGGCGACGTCAAAAGCGCAACTGGCGAGGCGAGCTTCTCGGTCTCGCCGCCTGCGGCAGAACATTCCTCAAAAGCAGAGAGTACTGCACAGGCGAAACTAAAGGGACTGTTTGGGGACAAGGGTGGCGACTGGATCGAGTACGCCTCACCTTTCATAGGCGCTGAAAATGCCTTGAAAGTCTTACCCGAGCCGACACCTGGCAACGATGGACTGGCCAGATACTTCGTTAATCAAGTTCAGAACATCAGCGAATCACAAGAAATTTTTCAGTTAAAAGAGATAGGCAAAAATTGGTCACAGGTTGACAAAGCTGATCGTGCGCTACCGATAAACGACCTCTATTTCAAAATGAAAACTGGGATGAACGTGAGCGATTACACGGCGAACCCGGCAAAAGCCGTTTCGCTTACGCCGCTCGATGCGAACCACCCGAATTTTGCCGTTATGGAAGCATCAATCGGGAAAGCAAAAGTTGGAAGCGTTGTGTTTCACCTGGAGCCACCGTTTCTCCACATCGGCAATATCCAGGTGGAAGAGGGATTCAAGCGACTTGGTATAGGCACACAAATAATCAGCAAACTTGAACAGGCGTCGGACCCACGAATTACCAAGGTCTCACTGGAGGTTTCGAGCACTAACACCGCGGCTCGCAACCTCTACTCAAAATTAGGTTTTGAATTCGTAAACGAGACAGGCGACGGCTGGTCTACGCTAGCCAAACCAATAGACCGACAGTCACAATCGGCACCTCCCAAAGCTGATTCTGACGTGTTCGAGCTATTACAAAACGGACCATTAAAAGTCACCAGAGACTTTACGAAGAAAGACACAATCAAAATGGACAGCGAAACGTCCGGTTCTGATCCCGTCCCAAATTCAGCCGGAGCAGAATCAAGACCTGTATTGGGCGGTTTCACAGAAGATGAACTCGGTCGCGTGCGCCAAGTATTCATAAGAGAACACCGACCGCTCGAGGCAAAAGCAGCTAAGTTCCACAGCATGACCAATTTCGATACTGTATTTCCGCAGACGGCTACACGACCTGTGGATAACATCAATCCACAAGTATTGTCCTACTTTCCGTGGGAAACAAAACAACTCGACGTGCAGGAGCGCATCGGGAAATCAATCAAAGAACGCACAGCAGATGGAACTTTGAAGCGGTTAAACATCGATGTGCTGCAGAGCGATCTCTTGCAAGATGCGATCGCTGAACGCGCAATCATAGGAGACCAGGACGCGCATCTGGGTAACTTCAGCGTAACCAAGCAGCACGGCAAGGTAGCGGTAGGAACGTTAGACATTGAAGAAAACGATGGCGCATTTGGCTCCCATACCATTCCGATTATTCGGAGTCCCCTGCCAGATAATGCAATCGCACCGTCAACTCTCGCAAAAGTCAACCAGCTAGTCGACAAATTGGAAACGAGAGAGGGCATGAATCAATTGCGCGATCTTGGACTCAATCAAAGAGAAGCCGAGGCGCTTTTACGACGAGCTCAATTCCTATCTCAATACAAGCGTTTTCCAGGCTCCATAGCAGAAGTAACGCAAGACCCCAAATTGCCTCCGCCTCTAATTGACTGGTTGGCAAATGATCCGGATGCTATGGTAAGAGAATCACTCGCCCGAAATATTCGGTCGAACCCAGAGGTATTGGCTAGACTGGCGAGTGATGAAAACACATGGGTTAAGTCGGCAGCCCTAGAAAACCTTGCGCAATCAGCGCGAAGCTAG
- a CDS encoding PAS domain-containing protein, producing MSDSVSPSDAPDVPEHLFAVRRKLEDLTRLYVDKLIESSASASNHALMMNAILDSIGHGLVVVDKDENIILANREAARMVGAEINEQPRRQFLDNYKFFEADGITPISESAEPYAVALREKKTVQKEGFVRGPNIGPEGMWLRVNASPVLDKDGEVLGVVTIFQDITETKILQRQRDSLATLFTHDLKNHLVSIDMFLDVLGESFANTLDDQDCPILLDVRESNREFLQISNSLIELYRTDLYAVESCRGEIELNRLLTSALELNRPLAAARNIQISVSESQPPILHGIFSGLRQVFHNLVQNAIKASPTGGVVKIVIDTTDDHVQVSITDHGRGIEADQIRTLFESSRVATRSYLGSTSTGFGLYLCRMIVEAHGGELLCQSQPGTVTTFTVKLPV from the coding sequence GTGAGTGATTCTGTTTCACCATCCGACGCACCGGACGTACCAGAGCATCTCTTTGCGGTGCGTCGCAAACTTGAGGACTTGACAAGGCTCTATGTCGATAAATTGATTGAGTCGAGTGCATCTGCCTCCAATCATGCTCTGATGATGAATGCAATTCTTGATTCAATCGGTCATGGATTAGTTGTTGTCGACAAAGACGAGAATATTATTCTGGCAAATCGAGAAGCGGCTCGGATGGTCGGCGCTGAGATAAACGAACAGCCCAGGCGACAGTTTCTCGATAATTACAAATTCTTCGAAGCCGATGGAATAACGCCAATTTCTGAGAGCGCTGAGCCCTATGCGGTCGCGCTTCGCGAGAAAAAGACTGTACAAAAAGAAGGCTTTGTTAGAGGTCCTAATATCGGACCAGAAGGTATGTGGCTTCGTGTTAACGCCTCGCCTGTTCTAGATAAAGATGGTGAAGTCCTTGGAGTAGTAACCATCTTCCAGGACATCACTGAGACAAAAATACTCCAGAGACAACGCGACTCTCTTGCGACTCTTTTTACTCATGATCTGAAAAACCATCTCGTCAGCATCGACATGTTTCTGGACGTCTTAGGCGAAAGTTTTGCTAACACTCTAGATGACCAGGATTGTCCAATCCTTCTCGATGTGCGCGAAAGTAATAGAGAATTTCTGCAAATCTCTAACTCATTGATCGAACTTTATAGAACAGACCTGTACGCAGTTGAGTCATGCCGCGGTGAGATCGAGCTTAATAGACTGCTGACATCAGCGCTCGAGTTGAACCGACCACTGGCCGCCGCTCGCAATATTCAAATTTCGGTCAGCGAGAGTCAACCCCCGATTTTGCATGGAATATTCTCTGGATTGAGGCAGGTCTTTCACAATCTTGTGCAGAATGCTATCAAGGCGAGCCCAACCGGAGGAGTCGTTAAGATTGTGATTGACACAACAGATGATCACGTCCAAGTCAGCATTACCGATCATGGACGGGGGATAGAAGCAGATCAAATTCGGACACTGTTTGAATCATCACGTGTAGCTACTCGTTCTTACCTCGGTTCGACTTCGACCGGATTCGGACTCTACTTGTGCAGGATGATAGTTGAAGCGCATGGCGGAGAACTCTTATGCCAGAGTCAACCTGGCACAGTTACAACATTCACCGTTAAGCTGCCGGTTTGA
- a CDS encoding response regulator transcription factor: MYGDFAGLERSVNQCVLMTRELARSETLASILLVEDDTDLAFAIKLWFERKGYVIQNVTTGAEALECIRFEKFDLIILDGHLPDMTGVEICGHYRSGGGTSPVLMLSGLSAEAEIAAGLAAGANEYLAKPFVMTELAKRMDSLLLSVGGSK; this comes from the coding sequence ATGTATGGGGACTTTGCCGGTTTGGAGCGCTCGGTAAATCAGTGCGTTCTGATGACCAGGGAGCTTGCGAGGAGTGAGACATTGGCTTCTATTCTTCTAGTTGAAGATGATACTGATCTGGCTTTTGCAATCAAATTGTGGTTCGAACGTAAAGGCTATGTGATTCAAAATGTCACGACAGGAGCCGAGGCATTGGAGTGCATCCGGTTCGAAAAGTTCGATTTGATTATTCTTGACGGGCATTTGCCGGATATGACAGGAGTCGAGATCTGCGGTCATTACCGGTCAGGTGGTGGCACAAGTCCGGTGCTTATGTTGAGCGGACTATCAGCAGAAGCTGAAATTGCGGCGGGTTTGGCTGCCGGTGCAAATGAATATTTAGCTAAGCCCTTTGTTATGACTGAGTTGGCAAAACGAATGGACTCTTTGTTGTTGTCTGTTGGCGGCTCAAAATAA
- a CDS encoding LysM peptidoglycan-binding domain-containing protein, with amino-acid sequence MNRQFDSYQNEDSKPDGAGNGRHCRKDSGGHSSDNTDHCKDSHVKNWHPDYSLSSPHAREWHKQNEKSKHQSIETKDGVYTVKHGDALSTIAARELKAEGKSANKSSIAHEVKEIVALNHEKYKDLDCNKEYLAAGWKLKMPHHKSGGGHTGEHPDPDKKRDSQPGPPRELPPPQSQQPPPLPPERAGLQPPPQVPPQGYERQGAPQFDQSQIPMQILGQALRGLTGGMGGGMGGFGSPDYGQQYPGDRMTFRLAQDLLQGNVQDCVQVLRAEIARGNGIGAIQQANQIAEQSAAQQGMRSPLRIAIERDGDVDIVDQYGRRIAQAGNVYGRQNYDGWQQSPYLQQQQYFQQQQYLQQQQQQYLQQQQLLRQQQYMQQQHPYSNWRSGYGVSGGAVAMIPDRSVQIQQDMFNVNPEHRWHPNMNNARGWGDRFDDPGMTQALNNLQRHGLAGIFGKR; translated from the coding sequence GTGAATCGTCAATTCGATAGCTATCAAAACGAAGACAGCAAGCCAGATGGCGCCGGTAATGGTCGACATTGTCGGAAGGATTCGGGCGGACATTCATCCGACAATACCGATCACTGCAAAGATTCACATGTCAAAAACTGGCATCCCGACTACAGTTTGAGTTCGCCTCATGCGCGTGAATGGCATAAGCAGAACGAAAAGAGTAAGCATCAGTCGATTGAGACAAAGGACGGTGTCTATACCGTTAAGCACGGAGATGCGCTGAGCACGATTGCGGCAAGAGAGCTAAAAGCAGAGGGCAAAAGCGCAAATAAATCTTCAATTGCTCATGAAGTAAAGGAGATTGTTGCTCTCAACCACGAGAAGTACAAAGATCTTGACTGCAACAAAGAATATCTTGCTGCTGGTTGGAAGTTGAAGATGCCTCATCATAAGTCCGGTGGAGGTCACACTGGTGAGCACCCGGACCCAGACAAAAAACGAGATTCTCAACCTGGTCCGCCGCGCGAGTTGCCTCCGCCGCAGAGCCAGCAACCTCCTCCGCTTCCACCAGAGCGAGCGGGATTACAGCCGCCACCTCAAGTTCCGCCTCAAGGCTATGAGCGCCAGGGAGCACCGCAATTTGACCAGTCGCAAATTCCGATGCAGATTTTGGGCCAGGCTTTGCGGGGACTGACCGGCGGCATGGGTGGCGGCATGGGTGGATTTGGTTCGCCTGATTACGGACAGCAATATCCTGGTGATCGCATGACTTTCAGGTTGGCTCAGGATCTTTTGCAAGGCAACGTACAAGATTGCGTTCAGGTTCTGCGTGCGGAGATTGCTAGAGGCAATGGCATCGGCGCTATCCAACAGGCAAATCAGATTGCGGAACAGTCCGCTGCGCAGCAGGGAATGAGAAGTCCTTTGCGTATTGCTATTGAGCGCGACGGAGATGTAGACATTGTCGATCAATACGGAAGACGAATTGCACAAGCCGGCAATGTTTACGGTCGTCAAAATTACGATGGTTGGCAACAGTCGCCTTACTTGCAACAGCAACAATATTTCCAACAGCAACAATATTTGCAACAGCAACAGCAGCAATATCTGCAACAACAGCAGCTGTTACGACAGCAGCAATATATGCAACAGCAACACCCATATTCGAATTGGCGTTCCGGCTATGGGGTTTCGGGCGGAGCGGTGGCGATGATTCCCGATAGAAGTGTACAAATTCAGCAGGACATGTTTAACGTTAATCCTGAACACCGATGGCATCCCAATATGAACAATGCCCGCGGTTGGGGCGATAGATTTGATGACCCGGGTATGACGCAGGCGTTGAATAATCTTCAACGGCACGGTTTGGCCGGAATCTTCGGGAAAAGATAA